One stretch of Variovorax sp. 54 DNA includes these proteins:
- a CDS encoding nuclear transport factor 2 family protein has protein sequence MTEALLARVDRLESIEEIRFLVSKYSLSLDMRDVDAHVGLFAPDIRVSRDKVGRAHLKAWVDQTLRQQFSGTSHHLGGHVIEFTSPDRAHGVVYSKNEHEAGGDWVIMQMLYWDDYERIDGRWLFRRRLPCYWYATDLNKPPIGERKMRWPGREPYEGSWHALWPSWKDFWAQPPGAETAEVATPAPLEQFLATMRRGAPEPKIRVR, from the coding sequence ATGACGGAAGCACTTCTTGCACGTGTCGATCGGCTGGAATCCATCGAGGAGATTCGATTCCTCGTGTCCAAGTATTCGTTGTCCCTGGACATGCGCGACGTGGATGCCCATGTCGGACTGTTCGCACCGGACATCCGCGTGAGCCGCGACAAGGTGGGCCGCGCGCACCTGAAGGCCTGGGTCGACCAGACCCTGCGCCAGCAGTTCAGCGGCACCTCGCACCACCTGGGCGGGCACGTGATCGAGTTCACCAGCCCCGACCGCGCGCACGGTGTCGTGTACTCGAAGAACGAGCACGAGGCCGGCGGCGACTGGGTCATCATGCAGATGCTGTATTGGGACGACTACGAACGCATCGACGGCCGCTGGCTGTTTCGCCGGCGCCTGCCTTGCTACTGGTACGCCACCGACCTCAACAAGCCGCCCATCGGCGAACGCAAGATGCGCTGGCCTGGACGCGAACCCTACGAAGGCAGCTGGCATGCGCTGTGGCCCAGCTGGAAGGACTTCTGGGCCCAGCCCCCGGGCGCTGAAACGGCCGAGGTGGCAACGCCTGCGCCGCTGGAACAATTCCTGGCGACCATGCGCCGCGGAGCACCGGAACCGAAGATCCGCGTGCGCTAG
- a CDS encoding alkene reductase — protein MTPTIDPLFEPLQLGAIALSNRIVMAPMTRSRAAEGDVPTDLHVAYYRQRATAGLIVTEGVQPSAAGKGYCRTPGLHTPQQVAAWRRVTSAVHAEGGRIVAQLMHAGRIASHHNKQADTVAPSAVRASGKIFTDAVGPAGFDMPRPLRLDEIPGVIREYAQAAVLAREAGFDGVELHGTSGYLPMQFLATNTNLREDAYGGSAENRRRFMVEVLQAMSAAIGADRVGLRIRPASPYNDVTDAAPLETYSGLLDAVSPLKLAYLHIMRSPLPTLDAFAMARRHFAGPLILNDGFDGGDARQALRAGQGEAVSFGRHFIANPDLVRRLRENAALADFDPKTLYTPGTAGYTDYPCLP, from the coding sequence ATGACGCCAACCATCGACCCGTTGTTCGAACCGCTTCAGTTGGGCGCCATCGCGCTGTCCAACCGCATCGTCATGGCGCCCATGACGCGCAGCCGTGCCGCCGAAGGCGACGTGCCGACGGACCTGCATGTCGCGTACTACCGCCAGCGCGCCACGGCGGGCCTCATCGTCACCGAAGGCGTGCAGCCCAGCGCCGCCGGCAAGGGCTACTGCCGCACGCCGGGACTGCACACGCCGCAGCAGGTCGCGGCCTGGCGACGGGTGACGTCGGCGGTGCATGCGGAGGGCGGCCGCATCGTGGCCCAGCTCATGCACGCCGGCCGCATCGCCAGCCACCACAACAAGCAGGCCGACACCGTCGCGCCGTCGGCGGTGCGGGCGAGCGGCAAGATCTTCACCGACGCGGTCGGCCCGGCCGGGTTCGACATGCCGCGTCCGCTGCGCCTGGACGAGATTCCCGGCGTGATCCGGGAGTACGCCCAGGCGGCCGTGCTGGCACGGGAGGCAGGCTTCGACGGTGTGGAGCTGCATGGCACCAGCGGCTACCTGCCCATGCAGTTCCTGGCCACCAACACCAACCTGCGCGAGGACGCCTACGGCGGCAGCGCCGAGAACCGCCGCCGCTTCATGGTCGAGGTGCTGCAGGCCATGTCCGCGGCCATCGGCGCGGACCGCGTCGGGCTGCGCATCCGCCCGGCGAGTCCCTACAACGACGTGACGGACGCCGCGCCCCTTGAAACCTACAGCGGCCTGCTGGACGCGGTCTCGCCGCTGAAGCTGGCCTACCTGCACATCATGCGTTCGCCCCTGCCGACGCTGGATGCCTTCGCGATGGCACGCCGGCATTTCGCCGGGCCGCTGATCCTCAACGACGGGTTCGATGGCGGCGACGCTCGCCAGGCCTTGCGGGCGGGGCAAGGCGAAGCGGTTTCCTTCGGCCGGCACTTCATCGCCAATCCCGACCTGGTGCGTCGCCTGCGCGAGAACGCCGCGCTGGCGGACTTCGACCCGAAGACCCTCTACACGCCCGGCACCGCCGGCTATACGGACTATCCCTGCCTGCCTTGA